Proteins encoded in a region of the Xylanibacillus composti genome:
- a CDS encoding FAD-dependent oxidoreductase — MNKWFKLTVAVMVAMLCFPFVLPSGASAPSCGPWCKQYDVVVIGSEVEGILLAKAAQDEGLQVLVLDPREAPGGQLIQGEMLVLDEPRDKSKNSLVQGEIKRLYDGYNNRKIRKLQSFQKYYAGLTKQLPMRNGIRIESVETTVRNGYESIQSLTYTARDGHAYKVQAKYWVENTDFNALTSHLKVKRIPGVETVFKSKSPDYMAATMILKFKNVNWGQLHDAVLKDYPLTNVAKKYGPNTYVDWNFGTGFSNITAHYKPQDEQLMLRGLNTTYQQNGEVVMNALLIFDVDPSDPESVRSAMDKAMKEAPHVLAFLRKHIPGYSKAELNGFPEYLYIREFNRFETDYVINYKDVMSGRMHWDNVSIGGYPVDLQGTKSSPYGITLGKPDRYGIPLRSFLLKEYDNVLTAGKNVGATAQAYGSVRIMPNTALAGQTIGIILGRERDKPLRSLSATDFERIHEYLKRDYKIKIRG; from the coding sequence GTGAACAAGTGGTTCAAACTAACCGTGGCAGTGATGGTGGCCATGCTATGCTTCCCTTTTGTATTGCCATCAGGCGCGAGCGCTCCTTCGTGCGGTCCGTGGTGCAAACAATATGATGTTGTTGTCATCGGCAGTGAGGTGGAGGGCATATTGTTGGCCAAAGCAGCGCAAGATGAAGGCCTGCAAGTGTTGGTCCTTGATCCGCGGGAGGCACCCGGCGGCCAGCTCATTCAAGGGGAGATGCTTGTACTGGACGAGCCGAGAGACAAAAGCAAGAACAGCCTCGTTCAGGGAGAAATCAAGCGGTTGTATGATGGGTATAATAATCGCAAAATCCGAAAGCTTCAATCATTTCAGAAGTATTATGCCGGTTTGACCAAGCAGCTGCCCATGCGGAACGGCATTCGAATTGAGTCAGTTGAAACAACCGTTCGCAACGGATATGAATCGATTCAATCGCTTACTTATACTGCGAGGGATGGCCATGCTTACAAGGTTCAAGCAAAGTATTGGGTGGAAAATACCGATTTCAACGCGCTGACCTCCCATTTGAAGGTGAAGCGCATACCGGGAGTGGAAACGGTATTCAAGAGCAAGTCGCCCGATTATATGGCCGCCACGATGATCCTGAAATTCAAGAACGTGAATTGGGGACAGCTGCATGACGCTGTTCTGAAGGACTACCCGTTGACGAATGTGGCCAAGAAGTACGGGCCCAACACATATGTAGACTGGAACTTCGGCACAGGATTCAGCAATATTACGGCCCATTATAAGCCGCAGGACGAGCAACTCATGCTTCGCGGGCTCAATACCACATATCAACAGAATGGCGAGGTCGTCATGAATGCGCTGCTCATCTTCGACGTCGATCCCTCCGACCCGGAATCGGTTCGGTCCGCCATGGACAAAGCCATGAAGGAAGCGCCGCATGTGCTGGCTTTCCTTCGCAAGCATATTCCCGGTTATAGCAAGGCTGAATTGAATGGATTTCCCGAATATCTGTACATTCGTGAATTCAATCGCTTCGAAACGGACTACGTTATCAACTACAAAGATGTGATGAGCGGGAGGATGCATTGGGACAACGTGAGCATCGGCGGCTATCCGGTGGACCTGCAAGGAACAAAGTCCAGTCCGTACGGAATCACGTTAGGCAAGCCAGATCGTTACGGCATTCCGCTTCGCTCCTTTCTCTTGAAAGAATATGACAATGTGCTGACTGCAGGCAAAAATGTTGGAGCTACCGCACAAGCTTACGGCAGTGTCCGCATTATGCCGAATACTGCACTTGCGGGCCAAACTATTGGCATTATTCTCGGCAGGGAACGGGACAAGCCTCTTCGATCTCTTTCGGCTACTGACTTTGAACGGATACACGAATATTTAAAAAGGGACTATAAAATCAAAATTCGCGGATAA
- a CDS encoding UbiD family decarboxylase, which translates to MYPNLEACVADLEKHGHLVRIREEVDPYLEMAAIHLKVHEAGGPALLFERVKGTSFRAVSNLFGTVERSKFIFRQTWDATQNVIALRNDPMAALKQPFKHLGVGLSASKALPKKMPDGLPGDMREIRLSELPHIHHWPMDGGAFITLPQVYSEDLDKPGIMNANLGMYRVQLSGNDYVHGQEVGLHYQIHRSIGIHQTKATQRGEPLKVSIFVGGPPSHTLSAVMPLPEGLSELTFAGLLAGRRFRYSYHEGYCISHDADFVITGDIYPHDTKPEGPFGDHLGYYSLIHPFPVMQVRHVFARTNAIWPFTVVGRPPQEDTAFGDLIHELTGDAIKQEIPGVKEVHAVDAAGVHPLLLAIGSERYTPYQQVKQPAELLTIANRILGTNQLSLAKYVFITAEEDRPLDTHQEEDFFTYILARIDLRRDIHFYTNTTIDTLDYSGTGLNQGSKVVFAAYGDVKRELCREVPEQLKDLRGIAQARLVMPGVVAVQGPAFSSYEQAEREIGEWAQAIQARGPLADCPLLIICDDSSFVSASLSNFMWVTFTRSNPSHDIYGTNSRYENKHWSCDNVIIDARSKPHHAPPLIPDPDVEKRMERLFAKGGSLSGIKL; encoded by the coding sequence ATGTATCCGAATTTGGAAGCGTGTGTAGCGGATTTGGAAAAGCACGGCCACTTGGTGCGCATCCGGGAAGAGGTGGATCCGTATCTGGAGATGGCGGCTATCCACTTGAAGGTTCACGAGGCGGGAGGGCCTGCCCTGTTATTCGAGCGCGTGAAGGGGACGAGCTTTCGCGCCGTCTCTAATCTGTTCGGGACAGTAGAGCGAAGCAAATTCATCTTCCGACAGACGTGGGATGCCACGCAAAATGTGATTGCGCTGCGCAACGATCCGATGGCCGCACTGAAGCAGCCGTTCAAGCATTTGGGTGTTGGTTTATCGGCATCGAAGGCGCTGCCGAAGAAAATGCCGGACGGGTTGCCCGGCGACATGAGGGAAATTCGGCTTTCCGAACTTCCGCACATTCACCACTGGCCGATGGACGGGGGCGCCTTTATAACGTTGCCGCAAGTGTATTCAGAGGATTTGGACAAGCCCGGCATCATGAATGCGAACCTGGGCATGTACCGCGTTCAGCTGAGCGGGAATGACTATGTGCATGGGCAAGAAGTCGGCCTGCATTATCAAATTCATCGCAGCATCGGCATTCACCAAACAAAGGCCACGCAGCGCGGCGAGCCGTTAAAGGTGAGTATCTTTGTAGGAGGACCGCCGTCCCATACATTGTCCGCTGTCATGCCGCTGCCTGAAGGCTTAAGTGAGTTGACCTTCGCGGGGCTGCTGGCCGGACGACGATTCCGCTACAGCTATCATGAAGGGTATTGCATCAGCCATGATGCAGACTTTGTCATTACTGGAGATATTTATCCTCATGATACGAAGCCCGAGGGGCCATTCGGTGACCATCTGGGCTATTACAGCCTGATACACCCGTTTCCGGTTATGCAAGTGCGGCATGTGTTCGCCAGAACGAATGCAATTTGGCCATTCACGGTCGTCGGCAGGCCTCCCCAGGAGGATACTGCTTTCGGAGATCTTATTCATGAGCTTACCGGAGATGCAATCAAGCAGGAGATTCCGGGAGTCAAGGAAGTTCATGCCGTGGATGCGGCAGGCGTGCACCCGCTTCTGCTGGCAATTGGCAGCGAGAGATACACACCTTATCAACAGGTGAAGCAGCCTGCGGAGCTGCTGACAATAGCGAACCGTATTCTGGGCACCAACCAATTAAGTCTGGCCAAATATGTTTTCATTACAGCCGAAGAGGACCGGCCGCTCGATACTCATCAGGAAGAGGACTTTTTCACTTATATCCTGGCACGCATCGACTTGCGCAGAGACATTCACTTTTATACGAATACGACAATTGACACGCTCGATTATTCCGGAACAGGCTTGAACCAAGGGAGCAAGGTGGTATTTGCCGCATATGGCGATGTCAAGCGAGAATTGTGCCGGGAAGTGCCGGAGCAGTTGAAGGACTTGCGGGGGATAGCACAGGCACGGCTTGTCATGCCGGGTGTTGTCGCCGTCCAGGGTCCGGCCTTCTCAAGCTACGAGCAGGCTGAGCGGGAGATTGGAGAATGGGCGCAGGCCATTCAAGCACGCGGCCCATTGGCGGATTGCCCGTTGCTCATTATTTGCGATGACAGCTCATTCGTTAGCGCATCCTTGAGCAATTTCATGTGGGTTACGTTCACTCGAAGCAATCCTTCCCATGATATTTACGGGACCAACAGTCGATATGAAAACAAGCATTGGAGCTGTGACAACGTCATAATTGACGCCCGCAGCAAACCGCATCATGCACCGCCGCTCATTCCAGACCCGGATGTAGAGAAAAGAATGGAGCGTTTGTTCGCAAAAGGTGGAAGTTTAAGTGGTATAAAGCTGTAA
- a CDS encoding YfiT family bacillithiol transferase yields the protein MNLLSENAVYPIGEFQPQESVSQGDVRAWIGEIQSTPVNTRNLLEGLPQARLDKRIRDNAWSIRQLVHHLADAAMNSYIHFKLALSEDNPTIKPYDEEAWNMQADEGSRDMADSLLLLQAICNRWTVLMRSMTAEQFERTFVHPVAGERNLAHYLDFCIWHIRHHTAQIEASLHT from the coding sequence ATGAATCTTCTTTCGGAAAATGCCGTATACCCAATAGGCGAATTTCAACCGCAAGAGAGTGTGTCCCAAGGGGACGTTCGCGCCTGGATAGGAGAAATCCAGTCAACCCCCGTTAATACGAGAAACCTGCTGGAAGGATTGCCGCAAGCCAGGCTGGATAAGCGGATTCGAGACAACGCCTGGTCGATCAGGCAGCTAGTCCATCATTTGGCTGATGCAGCGATGAACAGCTACATCCATTTCAAGCTCGCTCTAAGCGAAGACAATCCGACGATTAAGCCCTATGATGAAGAAGCCTGGAATATGCAAGCCGATGAAGGCAGCCGCGACATGGCGGATTCGCTTCTGCTGCTGCAAGCGATCTGTAACAGGTGGACCGTACTCATGCGGAGCATGACCGCCGAGCAATTTGAACGCACGTTTGTGCACCCTGTTGCGGGAGAACGAAACCTGGCCCATTACCTGGATTTTTGCATTTGGCATATTCGCCACCATACAGCGCAGATCGAGGCATCACTTCACACCTGA
- a CDS encoding transglutaminase-like domain-containing protein yields MKTWKWVLYGVLICALLAPTSVLAAEPAPVILFEEDAGGVVQVNLPPTADLAKIKIRISKGEQQYTYDAGSYNIFPLQMGDGNYSIMLLEQVTGNKYRLLKGQQVTYKAQTPEEVYQQSIQNIQWDESMDVIEKAAALTEKLETDEEKIKAIYQYVVSNITYDYEKAKSVKSGYIPSVEQTYESKSGICYDYAAIFAAMLRSVDIPTKLVMGHRSDISEYHAWNEVYLKEKDEWRTIDTTYDAAFIGKQVQSSMYQNSDLYTSERAY; encoded by the coding sequence ATGAAGACATGGAAATGGGTATTGTATGGCGTATTGATTTGTGCATTGTTGGCACCAACTAGCGTATTGGCAGCAGAGCCCGCACCGGTCATCCTGTTTGAAGAGGATGCAGGAGGCGTTGTACAGGTAAATTTGCCGCCGACAGCGGATCTGGCCAAAATCAAGATTCGTATTAGCAAGGGGGAGCAGCAGTACACGTATGATGCCGGGTCATACAATATTTTTCCGCTGCAGATGGGCGATGGGAACTATTCCATCATGCTGCTGGAGCAAGTGACGGGAAACAAATATAGGCTGCTTAAGGGTCAGCAGGTTACATATAAAGCGCAGACTCCTGAGGAAGTGTATCAGCAGTCGATTCAAAACATCCAATGGGATGAATCGATGGACGTGATCGAGAAAGCTGCGGCACTGACGGAGAAGCTGGAGACGGATGAGGAGAAAATCAAAGCTATTTATCAATATGTAGTGAGCAATATTACCTACGATTATGAGAAGGCCAAAAGTGTAAAAAGCGGCTATATTCCGTCTGTGGAGCAAACTTATGAGTCAAAGTCAGGTATTTGTTACGACTATGCCGCAATATTTGCTGCCATGTTGAGAAGCGTAGATATTCCGACCAAGCTGGTTATGGGCCATAGAAGCGATATTTCGGAATATCACGCTTGGAATGAGGTTTATCTGAAAGAAAAAGATGAATGGAGGACAATCGATACGACGTATGACGCTGCGTTTATCGGCAAGCAAGTCCAGTCGTCGATGTACCAGAATTCCGATTTGTACACTTCCGAGAGAGCATACTGA
- a CDS encoding class D sortase: MRTKILSGVLVAAGILLLAYPHLSAWYYDRQQQQLVNRWQEAFATVQLPVQSEAEQHPAADYAEDLLEEGESNDAPYPERKAVQLGLDMEGMLYIDKIDLELPILTGATEQNLKTTAASIADTGKPGEVGNYAIAGHRNHAYGRNFNRLDELAEGDAIEVDTGNQVFRYEVTEKLYVEPHEVWVLEPEGTKQEITLVTCHPIDTGTHRLIVKGILIET; this comes from the coding sequence ATGAGAACGAAGATTTTATCCGGAGTGCTGGTTGCTGCAGGCATCTTGCTGTTAGCCTATCCCCACTTGTCTGCGTGGTATTACGACAGGCAGCAGCAGCAGCTTGTCAACCGCTGGCAGGAAGCGTTTGCCACGGTCCAACTTCCGGTTCAATCGGAAGCGGAGCAGCATCCGGCTGCTGACTATGCGGAAGACCTTCTGGAAGAAGGCGAATCCAACGATGCGCCGTATCCTGAGCGCAAGGCCGTGCAACTGGGCTTGGATATGGAGGGAATGCTTTATATCGACAAGATTGATCTAGAGCTGCCTATCTTGACAGGCGCAACAGAGCAGAACCTGAAAACAACAGCAGCCAGCATCGCTGACACAGGGAAGCCGGGGGAAGTTGGCAATTATGCCATTGCCGGTCATCGCAACCATGCTTATGGCCGCAACTTTAATCGCTTGGACGAGCTGGCTGAAGGCGATGCCATTGAAGTCGATACAGGCAATCAGGTTTTTCGCTATGAAGTCACGGAAAAACTGTATGTGGAACCGCACGAAGTATGGGTATTGGAACCGGAAGGGACCAAGCAGGAAATTACACTCGTTACCTGTCACCCCATTGACACAGGAACACATCGATTAATCGTGAAGGGGATTTTGATAGAAACCTAA
- a CDS encoding collagen binding domain-containing protein: MHWWKKTSAFVLALVFAIQTWAGAGLGPVYAAATEISENILSNLKVTITDRNQSVTYAVYGDPGEAELDVDWEQNATVRLDYDWALPNGHGYSDGATFTFQLPEQFELFSGSLSFPLNSVRGPVGTFTVDHRTNKAVMTFNEQIEKLSDIQGSLWFEAGFNKESFKNEITQRIEFEVKEKQFLAFTIRFKPDIKSPITKNGIPRNGSFNAKSIDWTVDVNKVTESVYGAVLTDKIPEGLTLDLDSIEVYELNVKLNGDVEPVLPAVDPALYSVTDAGGELIVELGDTNKAYRIAYSTDIVDLEKTSFKNEATFTHLGDIEGVTDTAEVTIDRGVRLDKRSTSYERATQTITWEIEYNYDEVSLDAPVLVDLFDNSQQLLSDSLEVFQVTLDGNGRVTAERKLAGADYELEEIAPGSIDPDDDRRGFRLKFNGTINSAHKIVYQTVANAPVKQDAIIENTVTEDVYGGAIGIGERDIRPLVIEKSCGPIDYEKKTVHWSIHLHGKINNLPAGVVLTDKPGENLAFIRDTLEIKDKDGNPVPSSEYNVAYGTDYAEPFTITFNEEISNKYTVTYATYYTDLYGGIDVFRNVASLEWPGHTDYASRYKSVTSDNCSIHLNVQNNGFKKGEYSVNDREITWEIGLNYNSKVIDNAVIVDEMLQGQKLDLNSIELAPMTVLADGTYTVGPPIAIPAEDNLSTPEKIEIRLGDISTPYYLTFRTSYERALINDEYIRNTARILSGTDQVGKNLSGSVRVPFGGEYVSKSGVQEGPNMKWVIHINRGLSYVEDAQIVDRPSANQLLMEDSFVLYSTLVGSDGSVSKGATIPNDGSVYDLKVITDSDAGTQTFKLEFAAPIDTAFILEYESLIDAAHGEKVGNEVEFAGKNVEEVTKIDSEEITVTFSAGGGTGSGINRKLTLHKVDEDTGLSLQGATFMLERKNNAGTWVELARETTRFDGKIVFENLLSGEYRLTELSAPSGYVPMEEPVTFVVLLTDEDMERQLTNKKVPTDPTDPTDPTDPTDPTDPTDPTDPTDPTDPTDPTDPTDPTDPTDPTDPTDPTDPTDPTDPTDPTDPTDPTDPTDPTDPTDPTDPTDPDDRPSRPRSPSTPGDSPDEEEPTVEEEEKEESEDPTDPTDPRKPEDSPVTEEEPTVPGERAPRTVATVTTEDTPVGGRLEVPENSTLHICQQPANGQVTVQPDGQWVYTPNAGFVGKDHFCISVIDENNNEEEFFFEVDVEEVPLGAPTPTDNAVDSTQSDGMLPKTGESNYTLHYLLGCIMIAAGLVLGLRRMKRTH, translated from the coding sequence TTGCATTGGTGGAAAAAGACGAGCGCATTTGTCCTTGCTCTGGTATTCGCCATACAAACATGGGCAGGAGCAGGATTGGGCCCGGTATACGCAGCGGCGACTGAAATTTCAGAAAACATACTATCCAATCTGAAAGTGACGATTACGGATCGTAATCAATCAGTAACGTACGCCGTATATGGGGATCCCGGTGAAGCAGAGTTGGATGTAGATTGGGAACAAAATGCTACTGTCAGGCTGGATTACGATTGGGCGCTGCCTAATGGTCACGGCTATTCGGATGGCGCGACCTTCACCTTTCAATTGCCAGAGCAGTTCGAGCTGTTTTCAGGCAGCCTGTCATTTCCGCTGAATTCGGTGAGAGGTCCTGTAGGCACATTTACAGTTGACCACAGAACGAATAAAGCTGTGATGACGTTCAACGAACAGATCGAAAAACTTAGCGATATACAGGGCTCACTCTGGTTTGAGGCAGGCTTCAACAAGGAATCGTTCAAGAATGAAATCACCCAAAGGATTGAATTCGAGGTGAAGGAGAAGCAATTCCTTGCGTTCACAATCCGATTTAAGCCGGACATCAAAAGTCCAATAACTAAGAATGGAATTCCGAGGAACGGCTCCTTCAACGCCAAAAGCATCGACTGGACCGTTGATGTCAATAAGGTTACTGAGTCTGTTTACGGGGCAGTGCTGACGGACAAGATTCCCGAAGGGCTTACTTTGGATTTGGATTCGATTGAAGTCTATGAGCTTAATGTGAAGCTGAACGGCGATGTTGAACCGGTACTGCCCGCAGTGGATCCTGCCTTATATAGCGTGACAGATGCAGGCGGCGAGCTGATCGTAGAGCTGGGCGATACGAATAAGGCATATCGGATCGCTTATTCAACCGATATTGTGGATTTAGAGAAGACGTCCTTCAAGAACGAGGCAACCTTCACGCATCTTGGCGATATCGAGGGGGTAACTGACACTGCAGAGGTTACCATAGATCGGGGTGTCCGCCTAGACAAGCGTTCTACCAGCTACGAAAGGGCAACCCAAACGATCACTTGGGAAATCGAGTACAACTATGACGAAGTGAGTCTGGATGCGCCCGTGCTGGTTGATTTGTTCGATAATTCCCAACAATTGCTTTCAGATTCGCTTGAAGTATTTCAAGTAACGCTGGACGGGAACGGCAGAGTGACAGCTGAAAGAAAATTGGCCGGCGCGGATTATGAACTGGAGGAGATTGCACCAGGGTCCATTGATCCAGACGACGACAGACGAGGATTCCGCTTAAAATTCAACGGAACGATCAACTCGGCTCATAAGATCGTCTATCAAACGGTTGCCAATGCTCCTGTCAAGCAGGATGCGATCATCGAAAACACTGTGACTGAAGATGTGTATGGTGGTGCCATAGGAATCGGGGAACGCGACATTCGCCCTCTTGTGATCGAGAAGTCATGCGGACCAATCGATTATGAGAAGAAGACTGTACATTGGTCAATTCATCTGCACGGGAAAATAAATAACCTGCCTGCAGGCGTGGTGCTTACGGATAAGCCTGGCGAAAACTTAGCATTCATCCGCGATACACTGGAAATCAAGGATAAGGATGGAAACCCGGTTCCTTCGTCAGAGTACAATGTTGCATATGGCACAGATTATGCGGAACCTTTCACCATCACATTTAATGAAGAGATATCGAATAAATACACAGTGACTTATGCTACTTATTATACCGATCTATATGGTGGCATTGACGTCTTCAGAAATGTGGCGAGTCTCGAATGGCCAGGGCACACGGATTATGCAAGCAGATACAAGTCCGTTACCAGCGACAATTGCAGTATTCACCTTAACGTACAAAACAATGGCTTTAAAAAGGGTGAGTATTCCGTAAATGATCGCGAGATTACTTGGGAGATCGGGCTCAATTACAACAGCAAGGTGATTGACAACGCAGTAATTGTGGACGAAATGCTGCAAGGTCAGAAGCTGGATCTCAATTCGATCGAGCTTGCGCCGATGACTGTACTTGCGGATGGCACGTACACCGTTGGTCCGCCGATTGCGATTCCGGCAGAGGATAATCTCAGCACGCCGGAAAAAATCGAAATACGGCTGGGAGACATATCAACTCCGTACTATCTGACATTCCGAACATCTTATGAACGGGCGTTAATTAATGATGAGTATATTCGCAATACAGCCCGGATATTGTCAGGAACTGATCAGGTAGGAAAAAATCTGTCCGGATCGGTTAGAGTTCCTTTTGGCGGGGAATATGTATCCAAGTCAGGCGTACAGGAAGGTCCAAATATGAAGTGGGTCATTCACATCAACCGCGGATTGTCTTATGTAGAGGACGCGCAGATTGTGGACCGACCTTCTGCCAATCAATTGCTGATGGAGGACTCGTTCGTTCTGTACAGTACATTAGTTGGTTCTGATGGCTCTGTCTCCAAGGGAGCGACGATTCCGAATGATGGCAGCGTATACGATCTTAAGGTGATTACGGATTCTGATGCGGGAACGCAAACGTTCAAGCTTGAATTTGCCGCCCCCATCGATACTGCATTTATTCTCGAATACGAATCGCTGATTGACGCCGCTCATGGGGAAAAAGTCGGGAACGAGGTAGAGTTTGCAGGGAAAAATGTTGAAGAGGTCACGAAGATAGATTCAGAAGAAATAACGGTGACCTTCTCTGCAGGCGGCGGAACAGGCAGCGGCATCAACCGCAAACTGACCTTGCACAAAGTCGATGAGGATACCGGACTCTCGCTGCAAGGTGCTACCTTTATGCTGGAACGCAAAAACAACGCCGGCACATGGGTTGAGCTTGCGCGAGAAACCACCCGTTTCGACGGGAAAATCGTATTTGAGAATCTGTTGTCCGGCGAGTATAGGCTGACTGAGCTTTCTGCGCCTTCCGGTTATGTACCGATGGAAGAACCTGTGACCTTTGTTGTGTTGCTCACAGATGAGGACATGGAGCGGCAACTGACTAATAAGAAAGTGCCGACAGATCCAACAGATCCGACGGATCCAACAGATCCAACTGACCCAACAGATCCGACAGATCCAACAGATCCTACAGATCCAACGGATCCGACAGATCCAACAGATCCTACAGATCCAACGGATCCGACAGATCCGACAGATCCGACAGATCCAACAGATCCTACAGATCCAACAGATCCTACAGATCCGACAGATCCAACGGACCCAACAGATCCAACAGATCCAACGGACCCAACAGATCCGACAGATCCAACGGATCCAGATGATCGTCCGTCTAGACCTCGCAGTCCTTCCACCCCAGGAGATTCCCCTGATGAGGAAGAACCGACTGTAGAGGAAGAAGAAAAAGAGGAATCTGAAGATCCGACAGATCCGACAGATCCGAGAAAACCCGAGGATTCTCCTGTAACAGAAGAGGAGCCTACTGTTCCTGGAGAACGGGCACCGCGTACGGTAGCCACGGTAACCACCGAAGACACACCGGTGGGTGGGCGCTTGGAAGTGCCGGAGAACAGCACGCTTCACATTTGCCAGCAGCCTGCCAATGGGCAGGTAACGGTGCAGCCGGACGGCCAATGGGTCTATACCCCTAACGCCGGGTTTGTTGGCAAAGATCACTTCTGCATCAGTGTAATCGATGAAAACAACAATGAAGAAGAGTTCTTCTTCGAAGTTGACGTCGAGGAAGTGCCGCTTGGCGCTCCGACCCCAACTGACAACGCGGTCGACAGCACACAATCGGACGGTATGCTGCCTAAGACAGGCGAATCGAATTACACCCTGCACTATTTGCTCGGTTGCATTATGATCGCCGCAGGTCTTGTGTTAGGCTTGCGGAGAATGAAGCGTACGCACTAG